From one Colletotrichum destructivum chromosome 3, complete sequence genomic stretch:
- a CDS encoding Putative ferrochelatase — MALKYSTGRLSRSLSRATTSTRHASSPLALASPQLRSMATVPPVTQNSVGSKGPTAMVFMNMGGPSTTKEVGDFLSRLFADGDLIPLGRFQNYLGPLISKRRTPKIEKQYAEIGGGSPIRKWSEYQNAEMCKILDEISPETAPHKPYTAFRYADPLTEEMYNQLLADGFGNGKGGRAVAFTQYPQYSCSTTGSSINELWKWRQRLEGKAVGETTPGDGTISWSVIDRWPVHSGLVEAFAQNIEAKLLEYPEERRKDVVLLFSAHSLPMSVVNRGDPYPAEVAATVYAVMQRLKFSNPYRLCWQSQVGPSAWLGPQTSDSVENYIHKGQKDLVLIPIAFTSDHIETLYELDLEVIGDSGSPETVKRVESLNGSPVFIRALADIAKAHLNSGIACSPQMELRCPGCKSERCLESKKFFAGQQTKISAAHEKTLAQ; from the exons GTCCAGGGCGACAACCTCAACACGCCATGCCTCTTCGCCCCTTGCCCTGGCTTCGCCTCAATTGAGGTCTATGGCAACCGTCCCACCTGTTACGCAAAACTCCGTCGGCTCCAAGGGTCCAACAGCCATGGTTTTCATGAACATGGGCGGCCCCTCGACAACGAAAGAAGTCGGCGACTTCCTGAGCCGGCTCTTT GCAGATGGTGATTTGATTCCCCTTGGACGCTTCCAGAACTATCTCGGCCCTCTCATTTCCAAGCGGAGAACGCCCAAGATCGAGAAACAATACGCCGAAATAGGTGGCGGCTCACCCATTCGCAAATGGTCCGAGTACCAGAACGCCGAGATGTGCAAGATCCTGGACGAAATCTCCCCCGAGACTGCGCCTCACAAGCCGTATACCGCCTTTCGCTACGCAGACCCATTGACCGAGGAAATGTACAACCAACTGCTGGCAGATGGCTTTGGGAACGGAAAGGGCGGAAGAGCTGTCGCATTCACACAATACCCCCAGTACTCGTGCTCAACAACGGGAAGCAGCATTAACGAGCTTTGGAAGTGGCGGCAACGGCTGGAAGGCAAGGCGGTTGGAGAGACGACCCCGGGTGACGGCACCATCTCGTGGAGTGTTATTGACCGCTGGCCAGTCCACTCCGGTCTGGTCGAGGCGTTTGCGCAAAACATTGAGGCGAAGTTGCTCGAATACCCCGAGGAGAGGCGCAAGGATGTCGTACTGCTGTTCTCCGCCCACAGCTTGCCCATGTCGGTGGTCAATAGAGGCGATCCTTACCCGGCCGAGGTTGCCGCGACAGTCTATGCCGTTATGCAGCGCCTCAAGTTCTCGAACCCTTACCGCCTTTGCTGGCAGTCTCAGGTCGGCCCGTCTGCCTGGCTTGGGCCGCAGACCTCCGACTCGGTGGAGAATTATATTCACAAGGGTCAGAAGGATCTTGTACTGATCCCCATCGCATTCACGTCAGACCACATCGAGACTCTGTATGAGTTGGATCTTGAAGTCATTGGAGACTCTGGGTCCCCCGAGACGGTCAAGCGAGTTGAGAGCTTGAATGGAAGCCCGGTCTTCATCAGGGCTCTCGCCGACATTGCCAAGGCTCACCTCAACAGTGGCATTGCCTGCTCGCCGCAGATGGAGCTCCGCTGCCCTGGTTGCAAGAGCGAGCGGTGCCTGGAGTCGAAGAAGTTCTTTGCCGGACAGCAGACAAAAATTTCAGCAGCGCACGAGAAAACTCTGGCGCAGTAA
- a CDS encoding Putative HIT-like domain, histidine triad, HIT-like superfamily, FHIT family, producing MMLSTRTVIRRIPLPRAHAIDFRRTMSSQDKIHFGPFEVTSQVFFKTAHSFALVNLKPLLPGHVLICPLKPHKRLTDLPPAEVTDLFTTTQLVQKMLARRYFPSSSSSSAPASPEAGSFNIAVQDGADAGQTVSHVHVHIIPRIPGETGKDRPGPRDEIYEQMAGEEGNVGGALWDRELGKRPETGGQFARIEDAMRKARTMEEMVEEAKSYRALLEEMGAIGER from the exons ATGATGCTTAGCACACGGACAGTAATCAGAAGAATACCCCTACCTCGAGCTCACGCCATTGATTTCCGACGAACCATGAGCTCTCAGGATAAGATTCACTTTGGGCCCTTCGAGGTCACCAGCCAG GTCTTCTTCAAAACGGCCCACTCCTTCGCCCTGGTCAACCTCAAGCCTCTCCTCCCAGGCCACGTCCTCATTTGCCCCCTGAAGCCTCATAAGCGGCTGACGGACCTCCCTCCGGCCGAGGTGACGGACCTCTTCACCACGACGCAGCTGGTGCAGAAGATGCTGGCCCGCCGCTACTTcccttcgtcatcgtcgtcgtcggcgccggcgtcgccggaGGCCGGTTCCTTCAACATCGCCGTACAGGACGGCGCAGACGCGGGGCAGACGGTGTCGCACGTCCACGTGCACATCATTCCGCGCATCCCCGGCGAGACGGGCAAAGACAGGCCCGGGCCGAGGGACGAGATCTACGAGCAGatggccggcgaggaagggaaCGTGGGCGGTGCGCTGTGGGACAGGGAGCTGGGGAAGAGGCCCGAGACTGGAGGGCAGTTTGCGAGGATCGAGGATGCGatgaggaaggcgaggacTATGGAGGAGATGGTCGAGGAGGCGAAGTCATATCGGGCCTTGCTGGAAGAGATGGGCGCTATCGGCGAAAGGTAG
- a CDS encoding Putative AAA+ ATPase domain, ATPase, AAA-type, core produces MPSASSPITFPASSSPPAAKRTRPAAAEPTKPKPKVNSGFLLDDDSDSDDDNAQQPPLKKQLVDFTARLQRPAPLTTIPDEDILEPVAPAPQKTNDNVTAEPAQTAPTERPSSLASTLLSSTPSFFKSSRTFKLTTCAGTSTTIKQRKPTTNTSYESIIAARSKTKEGRAKRAYYGIDINELIDAAKQEASESRRPQRKESDVPVRSVEPPTTGKTQKKTLLWTEKYRAKNFLDLCGDDGTNRMVLRWLKRWDPIVFPGVAKKAPIVRRPGAKQVQEEEKPHKKILMLTGPPGLGKTTLAHVCAKQAGYDVMEINASDDRSRDVVKSRIRTSLGTESVKTVENVKAKDGETLQKVAKPACVIVDEVDGVVGGSGSSGEGGFVRALIDLVLLDQKNSAGASNAANRKKKKGDDFRLMRPLILICNDVYHPSLRPLRQSGMAEVIHVGKPGIDAVVTRLKTVLDKEGIPCEKDAARKICEAAWGITSGIDAKRGAESGTEGDLRGVMVVGEWVAGRFRATAGFNDRLTRQWLEQNVLHDLTNGAGGGRGLGRGSAKDIVTRIFQEGGGFPKQALDTSQNFKHKHEQPKSQLGFAEYHKKNAMERLRHMIDTSGEVDRIMTDIFLEYPNREFNDDSFLSKPNAAYDWMNFLDTCSSRTFGSQEWELAPYLSQPILACHSLFASSRRHQVTMGYDKKWGGGEEDDEPPVPFSGPRADFAAHEALKQNKAMLQAIQAQLTPTLGRSFRSAEDISTEFMPYLVRMVSPDVKPVVIGGSGISTASVRKETEKAMVKRAAEVMAEVGIVMQKGKIETDSLVNRGPQWVYRMEPDLDALAVYETAGSLVLSSQAPTRYAVRQVLDQELQKTITLREAAARQARFTAGGPMGLEEIPVHDNKENILKEQARILEASVKRDFFGRIIPARPLGEVDGNAKSRKGHEHEKSDNKVWVTYHEGMNNAVRKPITLQEFMKGM; encoded by the exons ATGCCGAGCGCTTCATCGCCCATTACGTTCCCCGCCAGTTCCTCACCACCCGCCGCGAAACGCACGAggcccgcggcggccgagccTACAAAACCCAAACCGAAGGTCAACAGCGGGTttctcctcgacgatgacTCCGACTCCGACGACGATAATGCGCAACAACCTCCGCTCAAGAAGCAGCTGGTAGATTTCACCGCTCGATTGCAGCGTCCAGCGCCTCTGACGACCATCCCTGACGAAGACATTCTTGAGCCGGTAGCACCAGCGCCTCAAAAGACGAACGACAATGTCACTGCCGAACCTGCACAGACCGCACCCACCGAAAGACCGTCAAGTCTCGCTTCAACTCTTCTCAGTTCAACGCCATCCTTTTTCAAGTCCTCCAGAACCTTCAAACTTACGACATGCGCCGGGACGTCCACCACCATCAAACAACGGAAGCCGACAACGAACACGTCTTACGAGAGCATCATCGCTGCGCGCTCCAAGACGAAAGAGGGAAGGGCGAAACGCGCATACTACGGCATAGACATCAACGAGCTCATTGATGCCGCGAAACAGGAAGCATCCGAGTCACGCCGGCCGCAGCGAAAGGAGAGTGATGTACCAGTCCGCTCGGTGGAACCGCCGACCACTGGCAAAACACAAAAGAAGACGCTGCTGTGGACCGAAAAGTACAGGGCCAAGAACTTCCTGGATCTTtgcggcgatgacggcacGAATCGGATGGTTCTCCGCTGGCTGAAGCGCTGGGACCCGATCGTATTCCCCGGTGTTGCGAAGAAAGCTCCTATTGTGCGAAGGCCCGGCGCGAAACAGGTccaagaggaggagaagccgcACAAGAAGATACTGATGTTGACGGGACCACCGGGTCTCGGAAAGACTACTTTGGCGCATGTCTGTGCCAAACAGGCAGGGTACGATGTGATGGAAATCAATGCCAGCGACGACCGAAGTCGAGACGTGGTCAAAAGCCGCATACGAACCTCTCTGGGAACCGAGAGCGTCAAGACTGTCGAGAACGTAAAAGCGAAGGACGGGGAAACATTGCAAAAGGTCGCGAAACCAGCCTGCGTAATAGTCGATGAAGTCGACGGAGTCGTTGGCGGTTCTGGTTCTTCTGGAGAAGGTGGCTTCGTCAGGGCCCTGATAGACCTCGTGCTCCTTGATCAGAAAAACAGTGCTGGTGCCTCCAACGCCGCAAAccggaagaagaaaaagggggacGACTTTCGGTTGATGCGGCCGCTCATTCTCATTTGCAACGACGTTTACCACCCTTCCCTCAGACCACTGCGGCAATCAGGCATGGCGGAGGTCATCCACGTCGGGAAGCCGGGGATCGATGCTGTCGTCACGCGGCTCAAGACTGTGCTTGACAAGGAAGGCATTCCCTGCGAGAAGGATGCCGCGCGTAAGATCTGCGAGGCTGCCTGGGGCATCACAAGTGGCATCGACGCAAAGCGCGGCGCCGAAAGCGGAACGGAAGGTGATCTTCGAGGAGTAATGGTTGTTGGCGAGTGGGTCGCAGGTCGTTTTAGGGCCACTGCTGGATTCAACGACCGTTTGACGAGGCAGTGGCTCGAACAGAATGTGCTCCACGACCTAACCAACGGCgccggaggggggagggggctcgGACGAGGCAGCGCCAAAGACATCGTTACGCGTATTTTCCAAGAAGGCGGTGGGTTCCCGAAGCAAGCCTTGGACACCTCTCAAAACTTCAAGCATAAGCACGAGCAGCCCAAGAGCCAACTAGGCTTTGCAGAGTATCACAAGAAGAATGCGATGGAGCGGTTGCGGCACATGATCGACACCAGCGGAGAGGTCGACCGGATCATGACCGACATATTTCTGGAGTATCCCAACAGGGAGTTCAACGACGACTCCTTTCTGTCGAAGCCAAACGCCGCGTACGACTGGATGAACTTTTTGGATACCTGTTCATCACGCACTTTCGGAAGCCAGGAGTGGGAGTTGGCACCCTACCTTAGCCAGCCGATCCTGGCCTGTCACAGCCTGTTCGCCTCGTCCCGTCGACATCAGGTCACGATGGGATACGACAAAAAAtggggcggcggagaagaggatgacgagcCACCGGTGCCGTTCTCTGGACCTCGAGCCGATTTCGCTGCCCACGAAGCGCTGAAGCAAAACAAGGCCATGCTCCAGGCCATCCAGGCACAGCTCACTCCCACGCTGGGACGGTCGTTCCGGAGCGCTGAGGATATCTCCACGGAGTTCATGCCGTACTTGGTGCGCATGGTGTCGCCGGACGTGAAGCCCGTTGTTattggcggcagcggcatcaGTACGGCCAGCGTGCGaaaggagacggagaaggccATGGTCAAGCGGGCGGCCGAAGTCATGGCGGAGGTCGGCATTGTCATGCAAAAGGGCAAGATCGAGACAGATTCGTTGGTGAATAGGGGGCCGCAGTGGGTGTACCGGATGGAACC TgaccttgacgcccttgCGGTGTATGAAACGGCAGGCAGCCTGGTGCTCTCCAGTCAGGCCCCGACGCGCTACGCCGTGCGGCAGGTGCTGGACCAGGAGTTGCAAAAGACCATCACGCTGCGCGAGGCCGCGGCGCGCCAGGCGCGGTTCACGGCCGGCGGTCCCATGGGACTCGAGGAGATTCCCGTGCACGATAACAAGGAGAACATACTCAAGGAGCAGGCGAGGATACTCGAGGCGAGCGTCAAGAGGGACTTTTTCGGACGCATCATCCCGGCGCGGCCGCTCGGCGAGGTGGACGGCAACGCAAAGAGCAGAAAGGGGCACGAGCACGAAAAGAGCGACAACAAGGTTTGGGTCACGTACCACGAAGGTATGAATAATGCTGTCAGGAAGCCTATCACGCTGCAGGAGTTTATGAAGGGGATGTAG
- a CDS encoding Putative major facilitator superfamily, MFS transporter superfamily — protein MNFGAAPSHTHPSANHRLPVRDARRSTDSSSLKRGWPLGGDDKTGGHHGFDAQRKRSGSHSSSSTQPNNKELQHVDSSRSFFDDEAQARDGVLYRDGRLILQPAPTRDPRDPLNLPLPRKILACVCLCCFGALAAAAELILGAMLPVFALEYSGLDPKILKPLTSSGGLPAGSDPLRILSNLPGAPPILYIYLLASLPVLVIGLANLVLVPMAISVGRRPVVLATGLVAVAGCVWAGSSRSLASHLLARCVQAVGAGTVESLIPFILQDMIFVHQRNSWISGIFAAQGLIIIILGIAAPYIIIDLSWRYMYYITAAGAAFFLVGVYFFMPETRWQRTRAEMNGVPRNEVGQQYAPRTLRYNLALFHGNMEWRKGWNAFVDTLRTFFYPQIFFITMLNSVMIACAFAAGYTVAPALLTAPWSWNFNLLGLCLLPVLIAAIAVVLVTGNAADWMANRIAKKRGVRVPENQLVNLIIPTMAGLVGSVIFGLAGSNQDKYSYFTFLTGLGLMAFGFLGANSIGAVYVLECYPHLAGPALVNIASFRCLLAFALSFKISDWVVEMGYFNAMMIYTGLIAAFAVSIPVVYHYGPAWRKRWPADSFGDHM, from the exons ATGAATTTCGGTGCTGCCCCCTCCCATACACACCCATCCGCCAACCACAGGCTCCCTGTCCGTGACGCGAGGCGGTCGACGGATTCAAGTTCCCTCAAACGGGGTTGGCCGCTCGGtggcgacgacaagaccgGCGGCCATCATGGCTTCGACGCCCAGCGGAAGAGGTCCGGCAGCCacagcagctcgtcgacacAGCCCAACAACAAGGAGCTCCAACACGTCGACTCGTCCCGTTCAttctttgacgacgaggcccaggcccgcgacggcgtcctctACAGGGACGGCCGGCTCATCCTCCAGCCCGCACCGACCAGGGACCCGCGCGACCCCCTCAacctgccgctgccgcgcAAGATTCTGGCGTGCGTCTGCCTATGCTGCTTCGGCgcgctggccgccgccgccgagctgatcctcggcgccatgctgcccgtcttcgccctcgagTACTCTGGCCTCGACCCCAAGATCCTTAAGCCGCTGACCTCGAGCGGCGGCCTCCCCGCCGGCAGCGACCCCCTGAGGATCCTCTCCAACCTGCCGGGCGCCCCGCCCATCTTGTACATCTACCTGCTGGCCTCGCTCCCCGTGCTCGTCATCGGCCTGGCCAATCTCGTCCTCGTGCCAATGGCCATCtccgtcggccgccgccccgttGTCCTCGCCACGggtctcgtcgccgtcgccggctgCGTCTGGGCCGGGAGCAGCCGGTCCCTCGCGTCCCACTTGCTGGCCCGCtgcgtccaggccgtcggcgccggcaccgtcgagaGCCTGATCCCCTTCATCCTTCAGGACATGATCTTCGTCCACCAGCGCAACTCGTGGATCTCGGGCATCTTCGCCGCCCAgggcctcatcatcatcatcctcggcatcgccgccccctacatcatcatcgacctGAGCTGGCGCTACATGTACTACAtcacggccgccggcgccgccttcttcctcgtcggcgtctaCTTCTTCATGCCGGAGACTAGGTGGCAACGCACTCGTGCCGAGATGA ACGGCGTCCCTCGCAATGAGGTTGGCCAGCAGTACGCCCCGAGAACGTTGCGGTACAACTTGGCTCTATTCCACGGCAATATGGAATGGCGAAAGGGCTGGAACGCTTTCGTCGACACGCTCCGCACTTTCTTCTACCCGCAGATCTTCTTCATCACCATGCTTAACAGCGTCATGATCGCCtgcgccttcgccgccgggtACACCGTTGCTCCGGCCCTCCTGACGGCACCCTGGTC ATGGAACTTCAACTTGCTCGGCCTTTGCCTGCTGCCAGTGCTTATCGCCGCGATCGCCGTCGTTCTCGTCACCGGAAACGCCGCCGACTGGATGGCGAACCGCATCGCCAAGAAGCGCGGCGTCCGCGTCCCGGAGAACCAGCTGGTCAACCTGATCATCCCGACCATGGctggcctcgtcggctccgTCATATTCGGTCTGGCCGGCTCGAACCAGGACAAGTACTCCTACTTCACGTTCCTCACCGGTCTCGGGCTGATGGCGTTCGGGTTCCTGGGCGCTAACTCTATCGGCGCCGTCTACGTTCTGGAGTGCTACCCTCATCTTGCGGGCCCGGCCCTGGTGAATATCGCCTCATTCCGGTGCCTTCTGGCGTTTGCGCTGTCATTCAAGATCTCGGACTGGGTTGTCGAGATGGGATACTTCAACGCCATGATGATATACACTGGGCTCATTGCCGCTTTTGCTGTCTCTATCCCGGTGGTATACCATTATGGGCCAGCCTGGAGAAAGAGGTGGCCTGCCGATAGCTTCGGAGATCATATGTAA
- a CDS encoding Putative pirin domain, rmlC-like cupin domain superfamily, rmlC-like jelly roll — MSRSRAINLVFRAPEQAEGAGARVRRSIGSAQKRNFSPFLMFDHMSGSTGAGFPDHPHRGQETVSYILKGAVEHEDFAGNKGILRAGDLQFMTAGRGIMHSEQPLPDDDGTPGAGFQLWVDLPKHLKMCEPRYRDLHANEIPHARLDDGRVNIKVISGKAGGVDSVKDLAYTPVWYLDVEIKPGGSITQSLPQGWNAFAYVFEGSAVFGAKGNGGRSSADTFDAVIFEREGDVVDIEVPASAGGGARLVLIAGQVLDQPIAQHGPFVMTSREEVQQAVEDFYMHKNGFERAKDWRSESSKKKGMY; from the coding sequence ATGTCGAGATCCCGTGCAATCAACCTCGTCTTTCGAGCGCCCGAACAGGCCGAGGGCGCAGGGGCCCGAGTCCGCCGCAGCATCGGTAGCGCCCAGAAACGCAACTTTTCCCCGTTCCTCATGTTCGACCACATGAGCGGCAGCACCGGCGCAGGCTTCCCCGACCACCCCCACCGGGGCCAAGAGACGGTGTCCTACATCCTCAAGGGGGCGGTGGAGCACGAGGACTTCGCGGGAAACAAGGGCATCCTGCGGGCTGGCGACCTGCAGTTCATGACGGCGGGGAGGGGCATCATGCACTCCGAGCAGCCGCtgccggacgacgacgggacCCCCGGCGCCGGGTTCCAGCTGTGGGTCGACCTCCCGAAGCACCTGAAGATGTGCGAGCCCAGGTACCGGGACCTGCACGCGAACGAGATCCCCCACGCtcggctcgacgacggcagagTGAACATCAAGGTCATCTCGGGCAAGGCCGGCGGGGTCGACTCAGTCAAGGACTTGGCGTACACGCCCGTCTGGTATCTCGACGTGGAAATCAAgcccggcggcagcatcacCCAGTCGCTGCCGCAGGGATGGAACGCCTTCGCCTACGTCTTTGAGGGGTCAGCGGTCTTTGGCGCCAagggcaacggcggccgGAGCAGCGCCGACACGTTCGACGCCGTCATTTTCGAGAGggagggcgacgtcgtcgacatcgaggtCCCCGCGTCCGCGGGCGGAGGGGCGCGTCTCGTGTTGATCGCGGGACAGGTCTTGGACCAGCCGATCGCGCAACACGGGCCCTTTGTCATGACCAGCCGGGAAGAGGtgcagcaggccgtcgaAGACTTTTACATGCACAAGAACGGGTTTGAGAGAGCGAAGGATTGGAGGAGCGAAAGTTCGAAAAAGAAGGGGATGTACTGA
- a CDS encoding Putative major facilitator superfamily, MFS transporter superfamily — MEGIPTETSRPAGVTADGIDNQQSEEQHAAEHMQGWALASLTMAFMSVCFVLALDNTILATAIPQISSDFQSLNDIGWYGSSYLIAQMALLPTCGRLYAFYNIKWVYCLSLAVFELGSIVSAVAPNSMTLIVGRAVSGLGAAGLVSGTTTILSYCVALKKQAILSPFVLGMYSIGSTVGPLVGGSITDNKALTWRFVFWINLPFGAVGLLLVWFALRKPPPAVQGGLPWLQKIRQIDIPGAILLLGATSCLNLALQWGGIVYPWSNANVFGCLIGFGLLLATFLYLQVRGKESSTVPLHIFRSRTVSASCGFMMLVQVAIVLQSYYWPIYFQSVRNTNARDSGINLLPSIVSNSLGTFCAGWISSKTGHYVPLMWIGAPVLATGGGLYQLIRASSPMGQWIGFQILSGLGYGICSQMPILAVQVVLSKSDVPTGLVMIMFFQMLGGALAPSVGQNLFTDGLLRNLSRVQGVDGAAVVAAGGVGFRDMVPPERLDAVINAFNSALRNVFWVALAAPVLAWIVSWAMEWRKLPDSKTATIQAPPTTEASEK; from the exons ATGGAGGGCATTCCAACAGAGACCTCCCGTCCGGCTGGAGTGACCGCAGACGGCATCGATAACCAGCAGAGCGAAGAGCAGCACGCAGCTGAACACATGCAAGGATGGGCTCTCGCGTCTTTGACCATGGCTTTCATGTCCGTATGCTTCGTGCTGGCGCTTGACAATACCATTCTGG CGACCGCGATACCCCAGATCAGCAGCGACTTCCAAAGCCTCAACGACATCGGTTGGTATGGCTCCTCCTACCTGATCGCGCAGATGGCGCTGCTGCCGACCTGCGGCCGTCTGTATGCGTTTTACAACATCAAGTGGGTGTACTGCCTTTctctcgccgtcttcgaaCTCGGCTCCATCGTCTCGGCAGTGGCGCCGAACTCGATGACGCTCATCGTAGGGAGAGCGGTCtctggcctcggcgccgcagGTTTGGTCAGCGGGACGACAACCATTTTGTCTTACTGCGTCGCCTTGAAGAAGCAGGCGATACTGTCGCCCTTTGTCTTGGGCATGTACAGCATTGGTTCTACCGTGGGGCCGCTCGTGGGCGGTTCTATAACCGATAATAAGGCACTCACTTGGCGGTTTGTGTTCTGGATCAATCTCC CTTTCGGGGCTGTCGGACTGCTTCTGGTTTGGTTCGCCTTGAGGAAGCCTCCACCGGCAGTACAAGGAGGGTTACCATGGCTCCAAAAGATCCGTCAAATAGATATTCCGGGGGCCATTCTTCTGCTCGGGGCAACATCGTGTCTGAATCTAGCTCTTCAGTGGGGTGGCATCGTTTACCCATGGTCCAACGCGAATGTGTTTGGCTGCCTGATCGGATTCGGTCTACTCCTGGCCACATTTTTGTACTTGCAAGTCCGGGGCAAAGAAAG CTCCACCGTTCCGCTTCACATCTTCCGTAGCCGCACCGTCTCAGCGTCATGCGGCTTCATGATGCTCGTCCAGGTGGCCATAGTGTTGCAATCGTACTACTGGCCCATATACTTCCAGTCGGTCAGGAACACCAATGCCAGAGACTCAGGAATCAACCTGCTCCCATCGATTGTGTCCAACAGCCTCGGCACTTTCTGCGCTGGTTGGATCTCGTCAAAGACTGGGCACTACGTACCACTGATGTGGATCGGCGCCCCCGTCTTGGCTACCGGAGGCGGTCTGTATCAACTCATCCGCGCCAGCAGCCCTATGGGGCAATGGATCGGGTTCCAGATCCTGTCCGGGCTTGGCTACGGCATTTGTAGCCAGATGCCTATACTGGCGGTTCAAGTCGTGCTCAGCAAGTCAGATGTGCCAACGGGCCTCGTCATGATCATGTTTTTCCAAATGTTGGGAGGCGCCTTGGCTCCTAGCGTTGGTCAGAACCTTTTCACTGACGGACTTCTGCGGAATCTTAGTAGGGTTCAGGGGGTCGATGGTGCAGCCGTAGTGGCGGCGGGTGGAGTGGGATTCAGAGACATGGTTCCTCCAGAACGACTGGATGCAGTCATTAACGCATTCAACTCTGCCTTGAGAAATGTGTTCTGGGTGGCCCTCGCTGCCCCAGTCCTTGCTTGGATCGTCAGCTGGGCGATGGAGTGGAGGAAACTGCCCGACTCTAAGACTGCGACAATACAAGCCCCCCCGACTACAGAGGCCTCGGAGAAATAG